In a single window of the Spartobacteria bacterium genome:
- a CDS encoding TIGR02710 family CRISPR-associated protein: protein MTDKEPEHVLIASVGGSPAPIVKTICDKKPKAVIFFVSKDSCDQVFDNIMPAVSARLGYFIRHQLVVTDDEQDLGVCVFKLLEEVPKELAKLGISLKWPNLIGYTAGTKTMSAALVWASARFDCEYVYVGGTQRDKNGLGVVIDGSEQLVELRNPWNQIGWFETRTAIELFNRGQYANALQLIQSLCHKVNDEKALRTLTFIRDAFEAYHAWDIFDFKKAGGTLNKVVREAKTMAYYAQHILPGLQSFCEKLPENLERLSAIKGGNVTEDMAMDLLANALRRSEMEGKYEDAVARCYSAFEKMAKARLKTRYGIDNSCAKPEQIPPALRDVFVNKYSAEEESTTTLKFGLKASYLLLNALNDEMGTRYMTYEKEVSNALGVRNSSILGHGFKAVTQKDFATLFDLILQISGQTRTSLVVFPSFELDG from the coding sequence ATGACCGATAAAGAACCAGAACATGTGCTGATTGCCAGTGTAGGCGGCTCCCCGGCACCCATCGTAAAAACCATTTGCGACAAAAAGCCGAAGGCTGTTATCTTCTTTGTTTCCAAAGACTCATGCGATCAGGTGTTCGACAATATCATGCCTGCCGTATCCGCCCGGCTCGGATACTTCATCCGACACCAGCTGGTGGTTACCGACGATGAACAAGATTTAGGGGTCTGTGTTTTTAAACTGCTTGAGGAAGTCCCTAAAGAACTTGCAAAACTGGGCATTTCCCTCAAATGGCCGAATCTGATCGGATATACCGCCGGCACAAAGACTATGAGCGCCGCGCTTGTATGGGCCTCCGCCCGCTTCGACTGTGAATACGTCTATGTGGGCGGAACACAGCGCGATAAAAATGGCCTGGGCGTGGTGATCGACGGATCGGAACAGCTGGTGGAGCTTCGCAACCCCTGGAATCAGATCGGCTGGTTTGAAACACGCACCGCCATTGAACTGTTTAATAGAGGACAATACGCCAATGCGCTGCAGCTCATTCAGTCGCTCTGCCACAAAGTAAATGATGAAAAGGCGTTGCGAACACTAACCTTTATCCGCGACGCCTTTGAAGCCTATCATGCATGGGATATCTTCGACTTCAAAAAAGCCGGAGGAACCCTTAATAAAGTCGTGCGCGAGGCAAAAACCATGGCCTATTACGCCCAGCATATCCTGCCTGGACTGCAATCATTCTGCGAGAAACTGCCGGAGAATCTGGAACGCCTGTCGGCCATCAAAGGCGGGAACGTGACAGAAGATATGGCGATGGATCTGCTGGCAAATGCACTGCGACGATCTGAAATGGAAGGAAAATATGAGGATGCCGTAGCCCGTTGTTATTCCGCTTTTGAAAAAATGGCCAAAGCCCGGCTCAAAACCCGTTACGGCATTGATAACAGCTGTGCCAAGCCTGAACAGATTCCCCCCGCACTGCGTGATGTCTTTGTCAATAAATACAGTGCCGAAGAAGAATCCACCACCACATTAAAGTTCGGATTAAAGGCCAGCTACCTGCTTCTGAACGCCCTTAATGACGAAATGGGTACACGCTATATGACATACGAAAAGGAAGTCAGTAATGCCCTTGGTGTAAGAAACAGCAGTATTCTAGGACATGGCTTCAAGGCCGTGACACAAAAAGACTTCGCCACCCTGTTCGACCTGATTCTACAGATTTCCGGCCAGACACGCACCTCGCTGGTGGTCTTCCCCTCTTTTGAACTGGACGGATGA